In Erigeron canadensis isolate Cc75 chromosome 1, C_canadensis_v1, whole genome shotgun sequence, a single window of DNA contains:
- the LOC122592102 gene encoding putative leucine-rich repeat-containing protein DDB_G0290503, whose protein sequence is MELKIKFLNYLDPVWHEYGTQLNQHSDFKDLTIHTLYEKLKLNVSDVKAKQASSCEQLISDPLALVANRMTRPLFNSNAANIILDLDSCNINASELDDKEQQMYNDLACFTRSFKTKYFNKKPTNNQLRTSSVSFYARNNQSPKFHTPSENAGPEKKFDAPKSFEKKILEKKPEDKRCYNCGQIGHFAIHCPKPKKKNSTYYQNKLLLVKQQESGVALLAEDDQWLHLSDEETEELAANVCFMTKIKQSKELDEEGNSSESDNDEVCHIPKYDLAHLVNNCEQTDFANVSLKEEVAKLTYALQEKENSLTKVKQDFNTLQKDFKELTTSNASVSFTTSSELLLSNQELELKVFELNQIIKDLKIAQSNEMFRANALAENLVALQSKFNDSNPTVKELQNQISDLNHACCIKDSQNQKLEHKIDELIDEVNFYKVKVYRIDQSNKQIFLNKPRNFEDITKGLGFEDPKNLLTGQLIVPPLYDENMMLYGLLSQFVRPVYNDFDTEEQLPKCEVKINYEHINDSYDLFNLPLCPKNKKHSVIIVELDENSNESSTKIPTVEQSCESKSKKEIIPPKPAPVRPYIPQSVLEKQLEDLKQTLNEKQNVIDALLSQNHYNKDVPDIELQTSSVVYDCSDLNCPVCVVLNPTPCPSVGSTSKCIDASVQTNWDHVKAYNVATQTEQDSMNCNDDDEEEKVSVDQSEHVFPNVFNTGPLQFSKETQSYLSEIDSVTKRFELERVQRLNLLTEFNKLKIEVEYKNIVIQAFANNDKEKASKLLQSGPFSKFLKVTRTLDTSTDTTSSSAQSTETSFQVQVYLNEIAALTKALEKEKQDKKVFQNKSTIFATKEWRYCKIIKELTGYKPELPNDNATKSFNETSRFSKTNVLSVPDQKNPKSDLDFSNLPDLNNFLEENDTYDPELERKFVNKEKKDDPSLRKTPNKYPIPATYLPRKTPRRKTTSSNLKLSNNTTKTINSSNTPVKPNTSSPKRKLTKMKLSQQPKDRK, encoded by the exons ATGGAATTGAAAATCAAATTCTTGAACTATCTTGATCCTGTCTGGCATGAGTATGGTACTCAACTAAACCAACATTCCGACTTTAAGGATCTTACCATTCACACTCTGTATGAGAAGTTGAAGCTCAATGTTAGTGATGTCAAGGCAAAACAAGCCTCCTCTTGTGAACAACTCATTTCAGATCCTCTTGCTTTAGTTGCTAACAGAATGACTCGTCCACTCTTCAATTCCAATGCTGCAAATATTATTCTAGATCTTGATTCTTGCAATATCAATGCCTCTGAGTTGGATGACAAGGAACAACAAATGTACAATGACTTGGCATGTTTCACCCGATCTTTCAAGACAAAGTATTTCAACAAGAAGCCAACAAATAATCAACTTCGTACATCTTCAGTGTCCTTTTATGCTCGTAACAATCAATCACCAAAGTTTCACACCCCGTCTGAAAATGCTGGACCTGAAAAGAAATTTGATGCtccaaagtcatttgaaaagaaGATTCTGGAAAAGAAGCCTGAAGACAAGAGATGTTACAATTGTGGTCAAATAGGACATTTTGCTATCCATTGTCCCAAACCAAAGAAGAAGAACTCTACTTATTATCAGAATAAACTCTTGCTTGTTAAGCAACAAGAAAGTGGAGTTGCACTTCTTGCAGAGGATGATCAGTGGTTGCATCTGTCAGATGAAGAAACTGAGGAACTGGCTGCAAACGTTTGCTTCATGACCAAAATCAAACAATCCAAAGAGCTTGACGAAGAAGGTAACAGTTCAGAATCTGATAATGATGAGGTATGTCATATCCCTAAATATGATCTTGCTCATTTAGTGAACAATTGTGAACAAACTGATTTTGCAAACGTCTCATTGAAGGAAGAAGTTGCAAAATTAACCTATGCTttacaagaaaaggaaaattcTTTAACTAAAGTCAAACAAGATTTTAACACTCTTCAAAAGGATTTTAAAGAATTAACAACCAGTAATGCATCGGTTTCTTTTACTACTTCTTCTGAATTACTTCTTTCCAATCAAGAACTTGAGCTCAAAGTATTTGAACTAAACCAAATCATCAAAGACTTAAAAATTGCACAATCAAATGAAATGTTTAGAGCAAATGCTTTGGCCGAGAATCTTGTAGCTCTTCAGTCCAAGTTCAACGATTCCAACCCTACAGTGAAagaattacaaaatcaaatttctgatttaaatcatgcATGTTGCATCAAAgattctcaaaaccaaaaactCGAACATAAAATTGATGAACTCATTGATGAAGtcaatttttataaagttaaggtTTACAGAATTGATCAATCCAACAAgcaaatatttttaaacaaaccAAGAAATTTTGAAGATATCACTAAAGGGTTAGGATTTGAAGATCCAAAGAACTTACTCACTGGACAACTCATTGTACCACCCCTGTATGATGAGAACATGATGCTGTATGGTCTGCTCAGTCAATTTGTCCGACCCgtttataatgattttgataCAGAAGAACAATTACCCAAATGTGAAGTTAAAATTAACTATGAACACATCAATGATTCATATGATTTGTTTAATCTTCCACTTTgtcctaaaaacaaaaaacactcgGTTATAATTGTCGAATTAGATGAAAACTCAAATGAAAGCTCAACTAAAATACCAACTGTTGAGCAGTCATGTGAGTCCAAATCTAAAAAGGAAATAATTCCTCCAAAACCAGCTCCAGTTCGACCATACATTCcacaaagtgttttggaaaaacaatTAGAAGATTTGAAACAAAcattaaatgaaaaacaaaatgtgataGATGCTCTTCTGTCTCAAAATCACTATAACAAAGATGTCCCTGATATTGAATTGCAAACTTCCAGTGTTGTCTATGACTGTTCCGATCTTAACTGTCCAGTATGTGTTGTCTTGAACCCCACACCTTGCCCTTCTGTTGGCAGTACTAGTAAATGTATTGATGCTTCTGTGCAAACTAACTGGGATCATGTTAAGGCCTACAATGTTGCCACCCAAACCGAACAAGACAGCATGAATTGCAATGACGATGATgaggaagaaaaagtgtcagTGGATCAATCTGAACATGTCTTTCCAAATGTTTTTAATACTGGACCACTTCAATTTTCTAAAGAAACTCAATCTTATctaagtgaaattgattctGTTACCAAAAGATTTGAACTTGAAAGAGTTCAACGTTTAAACCTTTtaactgaatttaataaacttaaGATAGAAGTGGAGTATAAAAACATCGTAATTCAAGCTTTTGCAAATAATGACAAGGAAAAGGCGTCAAAGTTACTACAGTCTGGTCCTTTCTCAAAATTTTTGAAAGTAACTCGTACTTTGGATACTTCCACTGATACTACTTCTTCGTCAGCTCAATCAACTGAAACATCCTTTCAAGTTCAAGTCTACTTGAATGAAATTGCTGCATTGACAAAAGCTTTAGAAAAGGAAAAGCAAGACAAAAaggtttttcaaaataaatcaaCCATTTTTGCAACCAAAGAATGGAGATATTGCAAAATCATCAAAGAACTAACTGGTTACAAACCTGAGTTACCAAATGACAATGCAACAAAGTCATTCAATGAGACTTCAAGGTTCTCAAAGACCAATGTCCTTAGTGTACCCGATCAAAAGAACCCAAAGTCTGACCTAGATTTTTCAAACCTCCCGGATCTTAACAACTTCTTGGAAGAAAATGACACTTATGATCCTGAATTGGAAAGAAAATTTGTTAACAAGGAGAAAAAGGACGATCCCTCATTAAGAAAAACTCCCAACAAATACCCCATACCAGCCACTTATTTACCAAGGAAGACACCACGAAGAAAAACCACTAGTTCAAACCTGAAGCTCTCCAACAATACCACAAAGACAATTAACTCTTCAAACACTCCTGTCAAACCTAACACCTCATcaccaaaaagaaaacttacCAAAATGAAACTGTCACAACAACCAAAGGATAGAAA ATGA